In the genome of Granulibacter bethesdensis CGDNIH1, one region contains:
- a CDS encoding vWA domain-containing protein, producing MMHLAIDRPWVLLAGLLALWPLLGAGFRRVAFPSVMVVPADRLSAVVVWVLRALGAMAIIAVVLGLAGLHREKLTIQKVGQGAQIMLLIDRSISMDQTFDNQTPNAAKESKTDAAIRLVKDFFRQRPHDRFGVVAFSTSPILAMPLTEHRAAVEASLDAMRRPAIARTNIGRGLSLAFAQLQNSSPDAARVVLFVSDGAGVIDGELEPRLHAEAVKLGVHIYYLYLRTEGDPGLHAAGETADADAPAALDAWFSGLGVPYKAFEADNPNALKSAVDTINRLEAAPIIYNEYVPREDYNRFCYGIAALVLAVLCMARFLERDLYRGRRAA from the coding sequence ATGATGCATCTCGCCATTGATAGACCATGGGTCTTGCTGGCGGGATTGCTGGCATTGTGGCCGTTATTGGGCGCCGGCTTCCGCCGGGTCGCTTTTCCATCCGTCATGGTGGTTCCGGCGGATCGTCTCTCTGCTGTGGTGGTCTGGGTTCTGCGTGCGCTGGGGGCGATGGCGATCATCGCGGTGGTGTTGGGGCTGGCCGGTCTGCATCGGGAAAAGCTGACGATCCAGAAAGTCGGTCAGGGTGCACAGATCATGCTGTTGATTGATCGCAGCATCAGCATGGACCAGACCTTCGATAATCAGACACCGAATGCCGCCAAGGAATCCAAGACTGATGCGGCCATTCGTCTGGTGAAAGATTTTTTCCGTCAACGCCCGCATGACCGTTTTGGTGTTGTGGCGTTTTCAACATCCCCCATTCTGGCAATGCCTTTGACCGAGCACCGTGCAGCGGTAGAGGCCTCTCTGGATGCCATGAGGCGTCCCGCCATTGCCCGCACCAATATCGGTCGTGGCCTGTCGCTCGCTTTCGCGCAGCTTCAGAACAGTTCTCCAGATGCGGCGCGTGTGGTTCTGTTCGTATCAGACGGTGCAGGTGTCATCGATGGAGAATTGGAGCCTCGGCTTCATGCCGAGGCTGTAAAGCTCGGTGTCCATATCTATTATTTATATCTCCGCACGGAAGGCGATCCCGGCTTGCATGCGGCAGGCGAAACGGCGGATGCTGATGCCCCTGCAGCGTTGGATGCATGGTTTTCCGGTCTGGGTGTGCCATACAAGGCGTTCGAGGCTGATAATCCGAATGCCCTGAAATCCGCTGTTGATACCATTAATCGACTGGAAGCAGCGCCTATCATCTACAACGAATATGTGCCGCGTGAGGATTACAACCGGTTCTGCTACGGTATTGCAGCGCTGGTTCTCGCGGTTTTATGCATGGCACGATTTCTGGAACGCGATCTGTATCGCGGCAGGAGGGCGGCATGA
- a CDS encoding VWA domain-containing protein — protein sequence MATPRILSWPAAGDPRFWLSAGAVFLLVLAVILPRVYHTGPSYRMVAVVDITGSMNTRDQMLNGQVVSRLDKVRHDLSDFVGRLPCGSQFGLAIFTERRPYLVVEPVETCANFPALDDEITHLDWRMAWEGDSHITEGLYRSIVLAHDLNADLMFMTDGQEAPPLPWTGPPPFDGKKNIVKGLIVGVGGLTPTPIPKYDDHGRQVGFWRPQDIPAENEAAPPPPDAENREGYNPRNAPFGNVGGNASGSLSAVDEKHLQSLGTITGLDYFHLGTGDLNGVAEKRMTKRPVRQRVEISWIPALLSLVALGLCYLVLPVLGVVAVWRSRAQARRRLEDRNAGRDSNKASSVAVNPAPTALYRA from the coding sequence ATGGCAACGCCGCGTATTCTTTCCTGGCCTGCCGCAGGTGATCCAAGGTTCTGGTTGAGTGCAGGCGCTGTTTTCCTGTTGGTCCTGGCAGTCATTTTGCCGCGCGTTTACCATACAGGTCCGTCTTACCGCATGGTTGCCGTGGTCGATATCACGGGCAGTATGAATACGCGGGACCAGATGCTGAATGGTCAAGTCGTCAGCCGTCTGGACAAGGTGCGGCATGATCTGAGTGATTTTGTCGGGCGACTGCCGTGTGGATCCCAGTTCGGGCTGGCGATTTTTACCGAGCGTCGCCCCTATCTGGTGGTTGAGCCCGTTGAAACCTGCGCGAATTTTCCAGCTCTGGACGATGAGATCACGCATCTGGACTGGCGCATGGCATGGGAAGGAGACAGCCATATTACGGAGGGGCTGTACCGCTCGATCGTGCTTGCGCATGATCTGAATGCCGATCTGATGTTCATGACGGATGGGCAGGAAGCCCCCCCGCTGCCATGGACTGGACCGCCGCCTTTCGACGGGAAGAAAAACATTGTCAAAGGGCTGATCGTCGGTGTCGGGGGGCTGACGCCCACGCCGATTCCCAAATACGACGATCATGGCCGTCAGGTTGGATTCTGGAGGCCGCAGGATATTCCGGCAGAAAACGAGGCGGCACCGCCGCCGCCGGATGCGGAAAACCGTGAAGGATACAACCCCCGTAATGCGCCTTTTGGCAATGTTGGCGGTAATGCATCAGGCTCATTATCGGCGGTGGATGAAAAACACCTGCAATCACTGGGAACAATAACCGGCCTCGACTATTTTCATCTCGGCACAGGCGATCTGAATGGCGTTGCTGAAAAGCGGATGACGAAACGTCCGGTCAGGCAACGGGTGGAAATTTCATGGATTCCTGCTCTGCTGTCGCTTGTGGCATTGGGTTTATGTTATCTTGTCCTTCCCGTATTGGGTGTGGTCGCGGTCTGGCGATCCCGTGCGCAGGCCCGGCGGCGGCTGGAGGACAGAAATGCAGGAAGAGACAGCAATAAGGCGTCCTCTGTGGCGGTCAATCCTGCTCCCACGGCCCTTTACCGCGCTTAA
- a CDS encoding ATP-binding protein — protein sequence MQEETAIRRPLWRSILLPRPFTALKHSIKARLIVLPLVILAAAILFVIGVVLFDSNKRIEQEIQSGTELGDMLIHYALRSLGHSGDQDAEIEHLISDLSNIRHVIFIYVPSGATPPHAAPPLVESGAPAWFAGWFHVPRPVRSFPVQIEGVFRGDIVMVGDPHNEIAEIWEELKFLLGLLACVSLMIMAAMFWTARYALKPISTLAEGLQRMRAGQFDALPPLYVTELKPIGERFNQLAETLRAVRGDNERLLEQMVSLQETERRELARELHDDFGATLFGARAELATLLLEARRQGDAGQPIIERAHAVARLIDQIQQQNGRILERLRPMALDHMGIADAIRDLMTQWQDRYPEMEWWLSMPRDLRIENDQINLVLYRTVQECLTNAVRHSSAERVDVTLSWHDGASGHGSARRLQLLVKDDGTGLPEHFRMGFGLLGMTERLRQCGGELKVRNNHPHGTLVEAVMPVAAVQKETAE from the coding sequence ATGCAGGAAGAGACAGCAATAAGGCGTCCTCTGTGGCGGTCAATCCTGCTCCCACGGCCCTTTACCGCGCTTAAGCATTCTATCAAGGCCCGTCTGATCGTGCTGCCGCTGGTTATTCTCGCGGCAGCAATTCTGTTTGTCATCGGCGTGGTCCTGTTCGATTCCAACAAGCGGATCGAGCAGGAAATTCAGTCCGGCACAGAACTGGGCGACATGCTGATTCACTATGCATTGCGCAGCCTGGGCCATTCTGGCGATCAGGATGCTGAGATCGAGCATTTGATTTCCGATCTCTCAAACATTCGCCATGTAATTTTTATCTATGTGCCTTCCGGGGCCACGCCGCCTCATGCGGCTCCGCCACTTGTGGAGAGCGGGGCACCCGCATGGTTTGCGGGATGGTTTCATGTTCCACGTCCCGTTCGTTCCTTCCCGGTGCAGATTGAAGGCGTATTTCGTGGCGATATCGTGATGGTTGGCGATCCTCACAACGAAATTGCCGAAATCTGGGAGGAGCTTAAGTTTCTGCTCGGATTGCTGGCTTGCGTATCCTTGATGATCATGGCGGCCATGTTCTGGACCGCCCGCTATGCGCTGAAGCCGATCAGCACGCTGGCGGAGGGCTTGCAGCGTATGCGAGCCGGCCAGTTCGACGCGCTTCCACCTCTTTATGTGACGGAGCTGAAGCCTATTGGGGAGCGTTTCAATCAGCTTGCCGAAACGCTCCGTGCGGTGCGCGGCGATAATGAGCGTCTGCTGGAACAGATGGTTTCATTGCAGGAAACGGAACGTCGTGAACTGGCCCGTGAGCTGCACGATGATTTTGGCGCTACTCTGTTCGGGGCTCGTGCAGAGCTGGCTACCTTGTTGCTGGAAGCCCGCAGGCAGGGCGATGCAGGGCAGCCCATTATCGAGCGCGCTCATGCTGTCGCGAGATTGATCGATCAGATTCAACAGCAGAATGGCCGTATTCTGGAACGGCTGCGTCCGATGGCGCTGGATCACATGGGGATTGCCGATGCTATTCGGGATCTGATGACCCAATGGCAGGATCGCTATCCGGAGATGGAGTGGTGGCTTTCCATGCCACGTGATCTCAGGATAGAAAATGATCAGATCAACCTGGTTCTCTACCGGACTGTGCAGGAATGCCTGACCAATGCTGTGCGACATTCCTCGGCCGAGCGGGTCGATGTCACTCTGTCATGGCATGATGGGGCGTCAGGACATGGTTCAGCGCGCCGTCTGCAGCTTCTGGTAAAAGATGATGGCACTGGCCTGCCGGAGCATTTCCGGATGGGGTTTGGATTGTTGGGAATGACGGAGCGGTTGCGGCAATGCGGGGGCGAGTTGAAAGTGCGGAACAATCATCCGCATGGCACTCTGGTGGAAGCAGTTATGCCGGTTGCAGCCGTGCAGAAGGAAACAGCGGAATGA
- a CDS encoding response regulator transcription factor, whose amino-acid sequence MTQPMIKVLVVEDHPLVRAGCHRVLSRRDTLEVLEASSGQDGVAINAAQKPHVIILDINLPDSNGFDLLDDLLSDNPDVRIIVLSMYGDTHFVRRALDRGVKGYVTKNDDPETILLAIDQVMNNGVYLGQVVAQSLALGRLMPDSNVAAELSVKEKRVLELLGDGLSLSEIAYELGVSYKTVANMSGALRTRLKIRTGAALVKFAVEWKARTQP is encoded by the coding sequence ATGACGCAGCCGATGATCAAGGTTCTGGTTGTGGAGGATCATCCGCTGGTGCGTGCCGGATGCCATCGCGTGCTGAGCCGCCGGGACACGCTGGAAGTGCTGGAGGCCAGTTCCGGTCAGGATGGTGTTGCCATCAATGCTGCACAGAAACCGCATGTCATCATCCTCGACATCAACCTGCCGGATAGCAATGGCTTCGATCTGCTTGATGATCTGCTGAGTGATAATCCTGATGTGCGTATTATCGTTCTCAGCATGTATGGCGATACGCATTTCGTACGCCGTGCGCTTGATCGGGGCGTCAAAGGATATGTCACCAAGAACGACGATCCGGAGACAATCCTGCTGGCCATTGATCAGGTGATGAATAACGGCGTCTATCTGGGGCAGGTGGTGGCGCAGTCTCTGGCTCTGGGAAGGCTGATGCCGGATTCCAATGTGGCCGCTGAGCTGTCTGTCAAAGAAAAGCGTGTGCTGGAACTGCTCGGCGATGGGTTGAGCCTGTCGGAAATCGCTTACGAGCTGGGCGTCAGCTACAAGACAGTGGCCAATATGAGCGGTGCTCTGCGCACCCGGCTTAAAATTCGCACCGGGGCAGCGCTGGTCAAGTTCGCAGTGGAATGGAAGGCGCGTACCCAGCCGTAA
- a CDS encoding mannose-1-phosphate guanylyltransferase/mannose-6-phosphate isomerase, which produces MVPMDQTESGPDSPKAPFQPLSPQEAIIPVILSGGTGTRLWPVSRESFPKQYWNLTGENSLIQDTMHRAQGPQFAPPILVCNQDHRFLIAEQARSAGVENVRIVLEPCGRNSAPAILAAALLAAETNPDSVLWMLAADHSVTRPDALLAALGKAVAAAKAGYFVTFGMQPTAPETGYGYIEVGDSITELSGVHRLRRFLEKPDTTTAQALVSSGQHLWNSGMFVFTARTLIEEMRQHAPAVLEAVTAAVAGRTQDLDFLRLAREPFVTCPDISLDYAVAEKTSRAAVVPADIGWSDVGSWSALWELGDKDDHGNVVQGDAMLESASNCYVRSDGIVTAVIGLKDAVIVTTKDAVLAMHRDHAQDVKKIVDRLKRSGKPEAASHNRIYRPWGFYESLIQSDRFQVKRIVVSPGHRLSLQKHYHRAEHWVVVAGTAIVTRDEEDILVRENESIYLPLGTVHRLSNPGHIPLALIEVQSGAYLGEDDIVRLEDTYGRQ; this is translated from the coding sequence ATGGTTCCCATGGATCAGACTGAAAGCGGCCCGGACTCCCCCAAAGCGCCTTTCCAGCCGCTCTCTCCGCAGGAAGCCATTATCCCGGTGATCCTGTCGGGAGGCACAGGAACCCGTCTGTGGCCCGTCTCCCGCGAGTCGTTTCCCAAGCAATACTGGAATCTGACCGGGGAAAACTCCCTGATCCAGGACACCATGCACCGGGCGCAAGGACCGCAATTCGCCCCTCCCATTCTGGTGTGTAATCAGGACCATCGCTTTCTGATTGCCGAGCAGGCGCGATCGGCCGGAGTCGAGAACGTACGCATCGTTCTGGAGCCATGCGGGCGCAATAGTGCACCGGCGATTCTGGCGGCTGCCTTGCTTGCCGCTGAAACCAATCCCGATTCGGTGCTGTGGATGCTGGCAGCCGATCACTCCGTCACCCGACCGGATGCTCTGCTTGCGGCGCTTGGCAAGGCCGTGGCTGCGGCGAAAGCCGGATATTTCGTCACATTCGGCATGCAGCCCACCGCTCCGGAAACCGGATATGGCTATATCGAAGTCGGCGACTCGATCACCGAGCTTTCCGGTGTGCACCGCCTGCGCCGCTTTCTGGAAAAGCCGGATACCACCACCGCGCAGGCACTGGTCAGTTCCGGCCAGCATCTGTGGAATTCAGGGATGTTCGTCTTTACGGCCCGCACACTGATCGAAGAGATGCGCCAGCACGCCCCCGCCGTACTGGAAGCCGTGACTGCCGCCGTGGCCGGACGTACGCAGGATCTCGATTTCCTGCGACTGGCCCGGGAACCCTTCGTAACCTGCCCGGATATCAGCCTTGATTATGCCGTCGCCGAGAAAACCAGCCGTGCTGCCGTGGTTCCGGCCGATATCGGCTGGTCCGATGTCGGCAGCTGGAGCGCATTGTGGGAACTGGGCGATAAGGACGATCACGGCAATGTCGTTCAGGGCGATGCCATGCTGGAAAGCGCCAGCAACTGCTATGTGAGGTCTGACGGCATCGTCACCGCCGTGATCGGGCTGAAGGATGCGGTGATCGTCACGACAAAAGATGCCGTGCTGGCCATGCATCGCGATCATGCACAGGATGTGAAAAAGATCGTCGATCGCCTGAAACGCTCAGGCAAACCCGAAGCAGCCAGCCATAACCGTATCTATCGCCCCTGGGGCTTTTACGAGAGCCTGATTCAGAGTGATCGTTTCCAGGTGAAGCGTATTGTCGTTTCCCCCGGTCATCGTCTGAGCCTTCAAAAACATTACCATCGGGCCGAACATTGGGTCGTTGTCGCAGGCACAGCCATCGTGACCCGCGATGAGGAAGACATTCTGGTGCGGGAAAACGAAAGCATCTATCTGCCGCTCGGCACTGTGCATCGCCTGTCCAATCCCGGTCATATCCCGCTGGCCCTGATCGAGGTGCAGTCCGGCGCCTATCTGGGTGAAGATGATATCGTCCGGCTGGAAGACACATACGGGCGGCAATAA